In one Anticarsia gemmatalis isolate Benzon Research Colony breed Stoneville strain chromosome 9, ilAntGemm2 primary, whole genome shotgun sequence genomic region, the following are encoded:
- the LOC142975584 gene encoding uncharacterized protein LOC142975584, which yields MSLPHSDPDMYGVPTHVYLLPMGSALNLTEDSQVIPLHVLNNQSNNSHDFFLPLQSKEDKKQDQFKVLLDSCPDPSVKYVVPKQLYSTPIQSQKLPVPQRTAVKEISVETCVTDFNVPTINIPNETENTDASKKQLIKNYVHVPDCIVLPRAMAVLPTILQMRKRNVIFSRRTLPKSTRFGPIQGIKQTVTELDVGMLVLNAAANEMPIFLLRQGENIIHIDTSDKDKSNWIGLLPLGDETTANVWIYEENEELYIITTEALPPRKRLMLGYSKQYAQDYRLSRPIKGIETEAPVVKKKWWCYECHRALQSATQLHRHMRTHRQEPKELAKRRYRCRHCTRTFSRIFTLRRHVARYCSNKTQKSDNSSNEILPEANLNTSLNSEDNRLPSDESFQNYSNGLDFSTNLFDTDRMPSLDISGNSRSEVFNPYELVSESPLPTDMDSLTECTNKTNILPKEESKVVQKKTEPTTCPYCNEEVPAGKKRRHVRACPARRFECECKKVFPNKEQLAQHVFTQHSNEGEADKEAVRSEGTDLPSAKTVESDTLYKCDRCEYVFKRRGMLVNHLWRVHGTAARVPLRRRVLHYPCAACPKLYRTAAKRDRHARLHHPDMDKSRMPRPARLDGGSRECAPAACPVCPRQYATRAKLLQHQRQHHPHLNNPPEPEEILSNKTTTIPYQFLTVLCAADSH from the exons atga GTTTACCGCACTCCGATCCGGACATGTACGGTGTACCTACTCATGTGTATTTATTGCCAATGGGCTCTGCTCTCAACTTGACAGAAGATTCACAAGTTATTCCTCTCCATGTTTTAAACAAT CAATCAAATAACAGTCATGACTTCTTTTTACCTCTACAATCCAAGGAGGATAAAAAGCAGGATCAATTTAAAGTGTTATTAG ATTCATGTCCAGATCCATCAGTAAAATATGTTgtaccaaaacaattatattcaaCACCCATTCAGTCACAAAAACTACCAGTGCCGCAACGCACTGCTGTAAAAGAAATATCAGTTGAGACTTGTGTAACGGATTTTAATGTACCAACTATAAACATTCCTAATGAAACTGAAAACACAGACGCTTCGAAGAAACAATTGATAAAGAATTATG ttCATGTGCCTGATTGCATTGTACTTCCACGTGCGATGGCAGTACTACCCACCATACTTCAAATGCGTAAAaggaatgtaatattttctcGGCGCACATTACCTAAAAGCACGAGATTTGGGCCGATACAAG GTATAAAACAAACTGTGACAGAATTAGATGTCGGTATGCTTGTGTTGAATGCAGCAGCAAATGAAAtgccaatatttttattaagacaaGGAGAAAATATCATACACATTGACACATCAGATAAAG ATAAATCAAACTGGATTGGTTTACTACCACTTGGCGATGAAACAACGGCTAATGTTTGGATTTACGAAGAAAACGAAGAATTGTATATAATCACTACAGAAGCCCTGCCACCTCGGAAACGGTTAATGCTAGGCTATTCCAAACAGTACGCGCAAGATTACAGATTATCGCGACCTATTAAAGGAATTGAGACAG aAGCTCCAGTGGTTAAGAAAAAATGGTGGTGTTATGAGTGTCATCGTGCATTGCAGTCAGCAACTCAATTACACCGACACATGAGAACACATCGACAG GAACCGAAAGAACTGGCCAAACGTCGATACCGATGTCGCCACTGTACTAGAACTTTTTCTAGAATATTCAC ACTACGACGACATGTGGCCCGATACTGCagtaacaaaacacaaaaaag TGACAACAGCAGCAATGAAATACTACCCGAAGCAAATTTAAACACATCATTGAACAGTGAAGATAACCGATTACCTTCAGACGAGAGTTTTCAGAACTACTCCAACGGTTTAGACTTCTCTACTAATTTGTTTGATACGGACCGTATGCCTAGTCTTGATATATCAGGGAACTCGCGGTCCGAAGTATTTAACCCCTACGAACTCGTCAGCGAGAGCCCTCTACCAACTGATATGGATTCTTTGACTGAATGTACgaataaaacgaatattttacCAAAGGAAGag AGCAAAGTCGTACAGAAAAAGACTGAACCAACGACATGTCCATATTGTAATGAAGAAGTCCCAGCAGGAAAAAAACGTCGGCATGTTCG TGCGTGTCCAGCACGACGTTTCGAATGCGAATGCAAAAAAGTGTTCCCTAATAAGGAACAATTGGCGCAACACGTTTTTACTCAACATTCCAATGAAGGAGAGGCAGACAAG GAGGCCGTTCGTAGTGAAGGTACTGACTTACCCAGCGCAAAAACAGTCGAATCTGATACACTATACAAATGTGACCGGTGTGAATACGTTTTCAAG CGGCGCGGCATGTTGGTGAACCACTTGTGGCGCGTGCACGGCACGGCGGCGCGCGTGCCGCTGCGGCGCCGCGTGCTGCACTACCCGTGCGCCGCCTGCCCCAAGCTCTACCGCACCGCCGCCAAGCGAGACCGACACGCGCGTCTGCACCACCCCG ACATGGACAAGAGCCGCATGCCGCGTCCAGCGCGGCTGGACGGAGGGTCCCGCGAGTGTGCCCCGGCCGCGTGTCCCGTGTGCCCGCGACAGTACGCCACGAGGGCCAAGCTGCTGCAGCATCAGCGACAACATCACCCACACTTG AATAATCCCCCCGAGCCTGAAGAAATACTCAGCAACAAGACAACCACGATTCCCTATCAATTTCTTACTGTACTGTGTGCTGCTGATTCTCACTAA
- the LOC142975428 gene encoding trypsin CFT-1-like, whose protein sequence is MRAVILLALIGSAFAVPERIVRIVGGSDTTVERYPYMANMQFGFGQFFSQACGGTLINIRSVLSAAHCYDGDLPERWRVRLGTSLRTSGGDVHTVAQIIMHELYSPPDRPLDADIAIIRLGNPAVFSNSIGVARIAGPNYLLPDGTSITAVGWGRTTTNGIPSEQLQHVDINIVNHSLCKERYAYLKTQPDFVDWPIITDGMMCAGNLDFGGKDACQGDSGGPVAHNGDIIVGVTSWGFGCGDAYYPGVQARVSYFTDWIVANA, encoded by the exons ATGCGGGCTGTAATCCTGTTAGCTCTTATCGGTTCCGCTTTTG CGGTTCCCGAAAGAATCGTCCGTATTGTGGGTGGTTCTGACACAACAGTGGAGAGATACCCTTATATGGCTAACATGCAGTTCGGATTTGGACAGTTCTTTTCGCAAGCTTGTGGAGGTACACTGATCAATATACGTTCAGTACTCTCTGCTGCACACTGCTACGA cGGTGATCTACCCGAACGATGGCGTGTGCGTCTCGGTACTTCACTGAGGACGTCCGGCGGCGACGTTCACACTGTAGCACAGATCATCATGCACGAGTTATACAGCCCTCCAGATAGACCTCTCGACGCCGACATCGCTATTATCCGGCTCGGCAACCCCGCCGTGTTCTCCAACAGTATAGGTGTCGCTCGCATCGCTGGACCCAACTACCTACTCCCCGATGGCACCTCCATCACTGCTGTGGGATGGGGCCGCACTacg ACTAATGGTATTCCTTCCGAGCAACTGCAACATGTCGACATCAATATTGTGAACCACAGCTTGTGCAAAGAACGATATGCTTATTTGAAGACACAACCCGATTTCGTAGACTGGCCTATCATCACTGATGGCATGATGTGTGCTGGTAACTTGGACTTCGGTGGCAAGGACGCCTGCCAGGGTGACTCTGGTGGTCCCGTCGCTCACAATGGAGATATCATTGTTGGTGTTACTTCCTGGGGTTTCGGATGCGGTGACGCTTACTACCCTGGAGTTCAAGCTCGCGTCTCTTACTTTACTGACTGGATCGTCGCTAACGCTTAG
- the LOC142975585 gene encoding trypsin, alkaline A-like: MRVIVFLGLLGCAIATPKSTNRIVGGSPTTVEAYPYMANLEYGWLGSLFRHSCGGSLITNFAVLTAAHCVSGEPPEWFRVRLGTSFRLWGGDPYHVARYAIPPHFNVRPLDADIAVLRLTNPAIFSDSIQPARISGPNYNLPDGTPVTTLGWGSLEFGGTFSDQLQHVELNIINHTLCTERYEYLQTQPDYERFPGVTENMLCTGILDVGGKDACQGDSGGPVAHAGDIIVGVVSWGFECADPFYPSVVASVSKFTDWIVANA, from the exons ATGCGAGTGATCGTGTTCCTCGGCCTTTTGGGTTGCGCTATTG CAACGCCCAAATCCACGAACCGTATTGTTGGTGGTTCTCCAACAACGGTGGAGGCCTATCCTTACATGGCTAATTTGGAATACGGATGGTTAGGCTCCTTGTTTAGGCACTCCTGTGGTGGTTCCTTGATCACAAACTTTGCTGTTCTAACAGCTGCACACTGCGTCTC GGGAGAGCCACCGGAATGGTTTCGTGTACGCCTAGGTACTTCGTTCAGATTGTGGGGAGGTGACCCTTATCACGTTGCTCGATACGCCATTCCTCCGCActttaacgtcagaccactggATGCAGATATCGCAGTCCTACGCCTCACCAATCCTGCTATCTTCTCCGACTCCATTCAACCAGCTCGTATTTCTGGCCCCAACTACAATCTCCCTGATGGCACACCTGTTACAACTCTTGGCTGGGGTAGTTTAGAG TTCGGTGGTACATTTTCCGATCAACTACAACACGTCGAGCTTAACATTATAAATCACACTTTGTGCACAGAACGGTACGAATACCTTCAGACGCAACCGGACTATGAAAGGTTTCCTGGTGTTACCGAAAATATGTTGTGCACGGGCATATTAGATGTTGGAGGAAAGGATGCCTGCCAAGGTGATTCTGGAGGCCCCGTTGCTCATGCCGGTGATATTATTGTTGGCGTAGTTTCATGGGGATTCGAGTGCGCTGATCCTTTCTACCCTAGCGTTGTTGCTAGCGTCTCTAAATTCACTGATTGGATTGTTGCTAATGCTTAA